Within the Micromonospora citrea genome, the region TGCTGCTGCCCCGCCCCCTGCCCACCCCGGTGCTCGCCTACGCGGTGCGGCACCTCGGGGCGGTCGCCGGGGTGATGGTGACCGCCAGCCACAACCCGCCCCAGGACAACGGCTACAAGGTCTACCTCGGCGCGGAGCTGGGCGGCACGCTCGGGGCGGGCGCGCAGATCGTGCCGCCGGCCGACGCCGGCATCGAGGCCGCGATCCGGTCGGTCGGCCCGCTGGCGGAGGTGCCGCTCGGCCCTGCCGGGGAGGTCCTCGGCGACGACCTGGTCGCCTCGTACGTCGGGCGGGCCACCGCCGTCATCGACCCGGACGGGCCGCGCGACCTGGCGGTGGCGTACACGCCGCTGCACGGGGTGGGCGCTGCGGTGCTCACGGCCGCCTTCGCCCGCGCCGGCTTCCCGGTGCCGGGGGTGGTGCCCGAGCAGGCGGAGCCGGACCCGGCGTTCCCGACCGTCTCCTTCCCCAACCCGGAGGAGCCGGGGGCGGTGGACCGGCTGATCGCGCTGGCCGAGTCGACCGGCGCCGACATCGCCATCGCCAACGACCCCGACGCGGACCGCTGCGCGGTGGTGGTCCGGGACACCGGCCCGGCGGCGAGCGCCCGGGGCGAGGTCGCCGGGCCCGCCGAGCCCGACGCCGACCGGCCCGGGTGGCGGATGCTGCGCGGCGACGAGGTGGGCGTACTGCTGGCCGACCACCTCATGCGGCGCGGCGTCACCGGCCTGTACGCCACCACGATCGTGTCGTCGTCCCTGCTGCGGGCCATGTGCGCCGCCCGGGGCCTGCCCTACGACGAGACGCTGACCGGGTTCAAGTGGATCGTGCGCGCCGGCGGTGGGGCCGAGCCGCTGGTCTTCGGCTACGAGGAGGCGCTCGGCTACTGCGTCGCCCCGGAGCACGTCCGCGACAAGGACGGCATCACCGCCGCGCTGACGGTGGCCGAGCTGGCCGCCGGGCTCAGGGCGCGGGGGCGCACGCTCACCGACCGGCTGGACGAGCTGGCCGCCGAGTTCGGCGTGCACCACACCGACCAGCTCTCGGTGCGGGTGGACGACCTGCGGGTCATCGCGGACGCCATGGCCCGGATCCGCGCCGCGACCCCGACCACGCTGCTCGGTCACCCGGTCACGGAGGCGCAGGACCTGCTCCCCGAGGCGGACGTGGTGATCCTGCGTACCCGGGCCGCCCGGGTGGTGATCCGCCCGTCCGGCACCGAGCCGAAGCTCAAGGCGTACCTGGAGGTGGTGGAGCCGGTGGCGGACGGCGACGTCGCCGCGGCCCGCGCCCGGGCCACGGACGCCGTGGCCGCCCTCCGCACGGAG harbors:
- a CDS encoding phospho-sugar mutase yields the protein MPAETTDIDDLRERARRWLDDDPDPASRDELRAVLDRLPASAPELADRFAGPLTFGTAGLRGPLRAGPNGMNLAVVTRAAAGLVAWLAAQGGSGPLVIGYDARHGSREFAERTAQVATGAGRPALLLPRPLPTPVLAYAVRHLGAVAGVMVTASHNPPQDNGYKVYLGAELGGTLGAGAQIVPPADAGIEAAIRSVGPLAEVPLGPAGEVLGDDLVASYVGRATAVIDPDGPRDLAVAYTPLHGVGAAVLTAAFARAGFPVPGVVPEQAEPDPAFPTVSFPNPEEPGAVDRLIALAESTGADIAIANDPDADRCAVVVRDTGPAASARGEVAGPAEPDADRPGWRMLRGDEVGVLLADHLMRRGVTGLYATTIVSSSLLRAMCAARGLPYDETLTGFKWIVRAGGGAEPLVFGYEEALGYCVAPEHVRDKDGITAALTVAELAAGLRARGRTLTDRLDELAAEFGVHHTDQLSVRVDDLRVIADAMARIRAATPTTLLGHPVTEAQDLLPEADVVILRTRAARVVIRPSGTEPKLKAYLEVVEPVADGDVAAARARATDAVAALRTEMKTALNL